The Lactuca sativa cultivar Salinas chromosome 2, Lsat_Salinas_v11, whole genome shotgun sequence genome includes a window with the following:
- the LOC111916297 gene encoding vacuolar protein sorting-associated protein 60.2 isoform X2 has product MRRVFGVKKDKEPPPSLNDASDRINKRGETVDEKIKRLDGELARYKEQIKKTRPGPAQEAVKARAMRVLKQKRMYEGQRDMLYNQTFNLDQVAFASEGIKDAQQTMTALKSANKELKGMMKTVKIQDIDNLQDEMMDMMDISNEIQESLGRSYSVPDDIDEDDLMGELDALEADMGQETEGEGVPSYLQPDNEPDLNEELNLPSAPSGHAVPAGRANNQAVDEFGFPAVPHASLRS; this is encoded by the exons ATGAGGAGAGTGTTCGGCGTTAAGAAAGACAAGGAACCGCCTCCTTCCCTTAATGACGCCTCTGATCGG ATCAATAAAAGAGGTGAAACAGTGGATGAGAAGATCAAAAGACTTGATGGGGAACTTGCTCGATACAAGGAACAGATCAAAAAGACCAGACCAGGTCCCGCTCAAGAAGCTGTGAAGGCTCGAGCAATGAGAGTTCTTAAACAAAAAAGAAT GTATGAAGGACAACGTGACATGTTGTACAATCAAACATTCAATCTGGATCAAGTTGCATTCGCTTCAGAAGGGATTAAAGATGCTCAGCAAACA ATGACAGCTTTGAAATCAGCAAACAAAGAGCTGAAAGGAATGATGAAGACTGTGAAGATTCAAGACATTGAT AATTTGCAAGATGAAATGATGGACATGATGGATATAAGCAATGAGATACAAGAATCTCTTGGTAGAAGTTACAGTGTGCCAGATGATATTGATGAAGATGATCTCATGGGTG AACTTGATGCTTTGGAGGCAGACATGGGTCAAGAAACTGAAGGTGAAGGGGTGCCTTCATATCTTCAACCTGATAATGAGCCTGATCTGAATGAAGAACTTAATCTGCCTTCAGCTCCAAGTGGACATGCAGTGCCAGCTGGCAGAGCTAACAATCAG GCTGTGGATGAATTTGGTTTTCCTGCTGTCCCTCATGCATCTCTTCGTAGTTAA
- the LOC111916297 gene encoding vacuolar protein sorting-associated protein 60.2 isoform X1 — translation MRRVFGVKKDKEPPPSLNDASDRINKRGETVDEKIKRLDGELARYKEQIKKTRPGPAQEAVKARAMRVLKQKRMYEGQRDMLYNQTFNLDQVAFASEGIKDAQQTVCVTVIKHFVQRLIYKFCILQMTALKSANKELKGMMKTVKIQDIDNLQDEMMDMMDISNEIQESLGRSYSVPDDIDEDDLMGELDALEADMGQETEGEGVPSYLQPDNEPDLNEELNLPSAPSGHAVPAGRANNQAVDEFGFPAVPHASLRS, via the exons ATGAGGAGAGTGTTCGGCGTTAAGAAAGACAAGGAACCGCCTCCTTCCCTTAATGACGCCTCTGATCGG ATCAATAAAAGAGGTGAAACAGTGGATGAGAAGATCAAAAGACTTGATGGGGAACTTGCTCGATACAAGGAACAGATCAAAAAGACCAGACCAGGTCCCGCTCAAGAAGCTGTGAAGGCTCGAGCAATGAGAGTTCTTAAACAAAAAAGAAT GTATGAAGGACAACGTGACATGTTGTACAATCAAACATTCAATCTGGATCAAGTTGCATTCGCTTCAGAAGGGATTAAAGATGCTCAGCAAACAGTATGTGTCACAGTTATTAAGCATTTTGTTCAAAGACTTATTTATAAATTTTGTATCTTGCAGATGACAGCTTTGAAATCAGCAAACAAAGAGCTGAAAGGAATGATGAAGACTGTGAAGATTCAAGACATTGAT AATTTGCAAGATGAAATGATGGACATGATGGATATAAGCAATGAGATACAAGAATCTCTTGGTAGAAGTTACAGTGTGCCAGATGATATTGATGAAGATGATCTCATGGGTG AACTTGATGCTTTGGAGGCAGACATGGGTCAAGAAACTGAAGGTGAAGGGGTGCCTTCATATCTTCAACCTGATAATGAGCCTGATCTGAATGAAGAACTTAATCTGCCTTCAGCTCCAAGTGGACATGCAGTGCCAGCTGGCAGAGCTAACAATCAG GCTGTGGATGAATTTGGTTTTCCTGCTGTCCCTCATGCATCTCTTCGTAGTTAA